The Streptomyces pactum genome contains a region encoding:
- a CDS encoding response regulator: protein MSAPVRVLVCDDQVLIRTGLSTIIDAQPDLAVAGECGDGRSAVELAAELRPDVVVMDVRMPVLDGIEATRLLAGAGVRHPVKVLVVTTFNLDEYVYEALRAGASGFLLKDAPPDRLLHGIRTVAMGAALLDPDVTRRLVGRYAARIRPAEGSAADVPLTPRELEVLRLIADGLSNSEIAAALVISHETVKTFVSRILTKLDLRDRVQAVVYAYRHGLVT, encoded by the coding sequence ATGAGCGCGCCGGTCCGGGTCCTGGTCTGCGACGACCAGGTGCTGATCCGCACCGGGCTGTCGACGATCATCGACGCGCAGCCCGACCTGGCGGTGGCGGGGGAGTGCGGGGACGGCCGGAGCGCGGTGGAACTGGCCGCCGAACTGCGCCCGGACGTCGTGGTCATGGACGTCCGCATGCCGGTGCTCGACGGCATCGAGGCCACCCGCCTGCTGGCCGGTGCCGGGGTGCGGCACCCCGTCAAGGTGCTCGTGGTGACGACCTTCAACCTGGACGAGTACGTCTACGAGGCGCTGCGGGCGGGAGCGAGCGGGTTCCTGCTCAAGGACGCGCCGCCGGACCGGCTGCTGCACGGCATCCGGACCGTGGCCATGGGCGCGGCGCTGCTGGACCCCGACGTGACGCGGCGGCTCGTGGGCCGGTACGCCGCCCGCATCCGGCCCGCCGAGGGCAGCGCGGCGGACGTCCCGCTGACACCCCGCGAACTGGAGGTCCTGCGCCTGATCGCGGACGGGCTGTCCAACAGCGAGATCGCCGCGGCGCTCGTCATCAGCCACGAGACCGTCAAGACCTTCGTCTCCCGCATCCTCACCAAGCTCGACCTGCGCGACCGGGTCCAGGCCGTCGTCTACGCCTACCGGCACGGCCTGGTGACCTGA
- a CDS encoding sensor histidine kinase, whose amino-acid sequence MIVRRRVLESWHRLDVTVRDLPLGILLLVASAVPALHGNGTEVGGLPTRPVDALAGVAGVLQCLPLALRRRWPLVCLALVSCGFSLDQLRGYHLFAGTALPIALLSAGSYLERYRRATLVAGSVAFAVLSVALHRRGPGDPAVEFVTFYLVLGLTWGVGAWMRSARVAEAERRGRVAEDARTAERTRIARELHDVVTHHVTAMVVQSEAARYLTAAPDRLDQALTAVSDTGRRAITDLRHLLDLLNPDYGTGHGGEDRTPPVGRVLTLVEQTRLAGQPVEFTEEGTPPASTGSADLVAYRVVQEALTNALKYDHGGRTSVLVRHGEREITVEVGTDGSGSRAGSPGGSGRGLEGLRERVGVLGGDFSAGRGTGGGFLVRARIPAGGPV is encoded by the coding sequence GTGATCGTTCGTCGGCGTGTCCTGGAGTCGTGGCACCGGCTCGACGTCACGGTCCGGGACCTCCCGCTCGGGATACTGCTCCTCGTGGCGTCGGCGGTGCCGGCGCTGCACGGCAACGGCACGGAGGTCGGCGGTCTGCCGACCCGGCCCGTCGACGCGCTGGCCGGTGTGGCGGGCGTCCTGCAGTGCCTCCCGCTCGCCCTGCGCCGGCGGTGGCCGCTCGTCTGCCTCGCCCTGGTGTCGTGCGGCTTCTCCCTCGACCAACTGCGGGGCTACCACCTCTTCGCGGGCACCGCGCTGCCCATCGCGCTGCTGAGCGCCGGGTCGTATCTGGAGCGGTACCGGCGCGCCACCCTGGTCGCCGGCTCCGTGGCGTTCGCGGTCCTGTCGGTCGCGCTGCACCGGCGGGGGCCCGGCGACCCGGCGGTCGAGTTCGTGACGTTCTACCTGGTGCTCGGCCTCACCTGGGGCGTCGGCGCGTGGATGCGCTCCGCCCGGGTCGCGGAGGCCGAGCGCCGCGGCCGCGTCGCCGAGGACGCCCGTACCGCCGAACGCACCCGCATCGCCCGCGAGCTGCACGACGTCGTCACCCATCATGTGACGGCGATGGTCGTGCAGTCCGAGGCGGCCCGGTACCTGACCGCCGCGCCCGACCGGCTCGACCAGGCCCTGACCGCCGTCAGCGACACCGGCCGGCGTGCCATCACCGACCTGCGGCACCTGCTCGACCTGCTCAACCCCGACTACGGCACCGGCCACGGCGGCGAGGACCGGACGCCCCCCGTCGGCCGGGTGCTCACGCTCGTCGAGCAGACGCGACTGGCCGGGCAGCCCGTGGAGTTCACCGAGGAGGGCACTCCGCCCGCCTCGACCGGCAGCGCCGACCTGGTGGCCTACCGGGTCGTGCAGGAAGCCCTGACCAACGCGCTCAAGTACGACCACGGCGGCCGGACCTCGGTCCTGGTCCGCCATGGGGAGAGGGAGATCACCGTGGAGGTCGGCACGGACGGTTCCGGTTCGCGGGCCGGTTCCCCCGGCGGCAGCGGCCGGGGACTGGAGGGCCTGCGCGAACGGGTCGGCGTCCTGGGCGGCGACTTCAGCGCGGGCCGGGGGACCGGCGGCGGCTTCCTCGTACGGGCGCGGATACCCGCGGGCGGCCCGGTATGA